A portion of the uncultured Bacteroides sp. genome contains these proteins:
- a CDS encoding glycoside hydrolase family 13 protein, with protein MKKCLFLLSYLLLSFSIHAAMNVNKIDPPFWYAGMQNPELQLMVYGEGIGNASVSVNYPGVSLGSTVKLESNNYLLIYLTLDKNVKPGKIQLTFNQGRKKIIKEYELKARQMKGSERKGFDASDALYLLMPDRFANGNPDNDQVKGMAPYSVDRNDPNARHGGDLAGVEQHLDYFSDLGITALWFTPVLENNMTGGSYHGYATTDYYNVDPRFGTNEEYKSLIEKAHGKGIKMVMDMIFNHCGVEHPWIKDMPSKDWFNHSDFKTNFVQTSFKLTPHVDPYASQYDFSQMNDGWFVTAMPDLNQQNPHVYRYLVQNSFWWIEYSGIDGIRMDTYPYAKYEAMSNWMKELNEEYPNYNVVGETWVTEPAYTAWWQKDSKLSAPQNSNLKTVMDFSLFDKINTAKSEETDPYFTGLNRIYNNFVYDFLYPNPASVLAFYENHDTDRFLGDGQDLKALKQAVTLLLTTRRIPQLYYGTEVMMNGIKGKSDGYVRKDFPGGWAGDKENLLTSSGRNKLQNECYNFYRTILQWRKDNDVISRGNMIQFMPQNGVYVYARQYNGKTVMVLLNGTNKEATLPLNYYAEILKDKSQGKEIISKQTIELGKEVIIAARGSMIIEL; from the coding sequence ATGAAAAAGTGCCTCTTCTTGCTAAGTTATTTATTACTATCCTTTAGTATTCATGCAGCCATGAATGTGAACAAAATTGACCCACCGTTCTGGTATGCCGGCATGCAAAACCCTGAATTGCAATTAATGGTATATGGCGAAGGAATCGGAAATGCTTCCGTATCAGTTAACTATCCGGGAGTTTCTCTTGGAAGTACCGTAAAGCTTGAAAGCAATAACTACCTGCTGATCTATCTGACACTGGATAAAAATGTAAAACCCGGTAAGATACAACTAACTTTCAACCAGGGGAGAAAGAAAATCATTAAAGAATACGAGCTAAAGGCCCGCCAAATGAAAGGAAGCGAACGCAAAGGTTTTGATGCCTCGGACGCTCTTTATCTGCTGATGCCCGATCGCTTTGCTAATGGCAATCCGGATAACGACCAAGTGAAAGGAATGGCTCCTTATAGCGTAGACCGCAATGATCCGAATGCACGTCATGGAGGCGACTTAGCGGGTGTGGAACAACATCTTGATTATTTCTCTGATCTAGGTATCACTGCTCTATGGTTCACTCCGGTATTGGAAAACAACATGACGGGCGGTTCTTATCATGGCTATGCCACCACCGATTACTATAATGTAGACCCCCGATTCGGCACCAACGAAGAATATAAGTCACTAATCGAAAAGGCACATGGAAAAGGGATAAAGATGGTAATGGACATGATCTTCAATCACTGTGGCGTAGAGCATCCATGGATAAAAGATATGCCATCCAAAGATTGGTTTAACCATTCCGACTTTAAAACAAACTTTGTGCAGACTTCTTTTAAGCTCACTCCACATGTTGATCCGTATGCTTCACAATATGATTTCAGCCAGATGAACGATGGATGGTTTGTGACTGCCATGCCCGATCTTAATCAACAAAATCCACATGTATATCGTTACTTGGTACAGAACAGTTTCTGGTGGATAGAGTATTCCGGAATAGACGGCATACGCATGGATACCTATCCTTATGCAAAATATGAGGCAATGAGCAATTGGATGAAAGAGCTCAACGAAGAGTATCCTAATTATAATGTAGTAGGCGAAACTTGGGTTACCGAACCAGCATACACTGCTTGGTGGCAAAAAGATTCCAAACTATCCGCACCACAAAATAGCAATCTAAAGACAGTCATGGATTTTAGTTTATTCGATAAGATAAACACAGCGAAAAGCGAAGAAACGGACCCCTACTTTACCGGGCTGAATCGTATCTATAACAATTTTGTGTATGATTTCCTTTATCCCAATCCGGCTTCCGTACTAGCATTCTACGAGAATCATGATACCGACAGATTTCTTGGTGATGGACAAGATCTAAAAGCATTGAAGCAAGCAGTTACTTTGCTACTTACCACTCGCCGCATCCCTCAACTCTATTATGGAACGGAAGTAATGATGAACGGCATCAAAGGTAAGAGCGACGGCTATGTACGGAAAGACTTTCCAGGAGGATGGGCCGGAGATAAAGAGAATCTATTGACCTCATCAGGAAGAAATAAGCTTCAAAACGAGTGTTACAATTTCTACCGCACTATCCTACAATGGCGTAAAGACAACGATGTAATCTCCAGAGGAAACATGATTCAGTTTATGCCACAAAATGGGGTCTATGTTTACGCCCGCCAATACAATGGCAAAACAGTGATGGTGCTACTCAACGGAACCAATAAAGAGGCAACCCTCCCACTCAATTATTACGCTGAAATATTAAAAGATAAATCACAAGGAAAAGAAATCATTAGCAAACAAACTATAGAGTTGGGCAAAGAAGTAATTATTGCCGCCAGAGGATCAATGATTATTGAGCTGTAA
- a CDS encoding class II fructose-bisphosphate aldolase — protein sequence MISYKDLGLVNTREMFAKAIKGGYAIPAFNFNNMEQLQAIIMAASETKSPVILQVSKGARAYANQTLLRYMAEGAVEYAKELGCAKPEIVLHLDHGDSLETCKSCIDMGFSSVMIDGSHLPYDENVALTKKVVEYAHQFDVTVEGELGVLAGVEDEVSADHHTYTKPEEVVDFVTKTGCDSLAISIGTSHGANKFTPDQCTRDANGRLIPPPLAFDVLDGVMKELPGFPIVLHGSSSVPEEEIETINKYGGAMKDAIGIPEEELRKAAASAVCKINIDSDSRLAMTAAVRKVFAEKPAEFDPRKYLGPARDNMKKLYKHKIESVLGSAGKLAE from the coding sequence ATGATTAGTTACAAAGATTTAGGCCTTGTAAACACCAGAGAGATGTTTGCCAAAGCAATTAAAGGCGGATATGCAATTCCTGCTTTTAACTTTAATAATATGGAACAGCTACAAGCGATTATTATGGCTGCTTCAGAAACCAAATCTCCTGTTATCCTTCAGGTTTCTAAAGGTGCCCGTGCTTATGCAAACCAAACTTTGCTTCGTTACATGGCCGAAGGTGCTGTTGAGTATGCTAAAGAATTAGGTTGTGCAAAACCTGAAATCGTGTTGCACCTTGATCATGGTGATTCATTGGAAACTTGCAAATCATGCATTGACATGGGCTTCTCTTCTGTGATGATCGATGGTTCTCATCTTCCTTATGATGAAAACGTTGCTCTTACAAAGAAAGTAGTAGAATATGCTCATCAGTTTGATGTTACAGTGGAAGGCGAACTCGGTGTACTTGCCGGAGTTGAAGATGAAGTTTCTGCTGACCATCACACATATACAAAACCAGAAGAAGTAGTTGATTTCGTTACTAAAACAGGATGCGATAGCTTGGCTATCTCTATTGGTACTTCTCATGGTGCTAACAAATTTACTCCGGATCAATGTACTCGTGACGCTAACGGTCGTTTGATTCCTCCTCCATTGGCGTTCGATGTATTGGATGGCGTTATGAAAGAACTTCCAGGATTTCCTATCGTTCTTCATGGATCTTCTTCAGTGCCTGAAGAAGAAATTGAAACGATCAACAAATATGGTGGTGCAATGAAGGATGCTATCGGTATCCCTGAAGAAGAACTTCGTAAGGCTGCTGCTTCTGCTGTTTGCAAAATCAACATCGACTCAGATAGCCGTTTGGCTATGACAGCTGCTGTTCGTAAGGTATTTGCAGAAAAACCAGCTGAATTCGATCCTCGTAAGTATTTAGGACCGGCTCGTGACAACATGAAGAAGCTCTACAAACATAAAATTGAGAGCGTACTTGGTTCAGCTGGCAAACTAGCTGAATAA
- a CDS encoding tetratricopeptide repeat protein, with protein MKQIVTLILLCVCAITKAQGLVSIQEAIANYDYETALKLIEKEKTVTTKLLFQKAQALKGLNLLTDALETFRKVTTTEPENQRALVEMAECYKLLGNFTGALGCYEKVLQLNPANKYARLQQISLLCSLERFKAGKSACEELMKNDSSVVSKRMLAQCYEGLEESDSAITCYNTILQTTPEDYLSAARLANLYININKLDSAIKCTETYREKDTTNVFVNKQNALAYCLNGDYPIAIKRYEYLVNQGDSSNLTCHYLGICYYATEDFYAAHDFLSIALKSTPKNVNLLYYMARACAKTSWKKQGVEYMNQAIELTIPSDTTLVRLYIGLADCYKLAGMPQKQIEALQEQYKYDSKNTKLLYQMGALYQDALKNNKKAEHYLEMYLKTKSKENAEETVQFNNKGEIEVDEASYYNATVKRLEQIRKDRFFKEGIPEKN; from the coding sequence AGTTACCACCAAACTTTTATTTCAAAAAGCACAAGCCTTAAAAGGGCTCAACTTGCTGACCGATGCACTGGAGACATTTCGAAAAGTAACAACGACAGAACCAGAGAACCAACGTGCACTCGTAGAGATGGCCGAATGTTACAAGCTGTTAGGTAACTTTACAGGAGCACTCGGCTGTTACGAAAAAGTGCTTCAATTAAATCCAGCCAACAAATATGCTCGTCTGCAACAAATCAGCCTACTATGCAGTTTAGAACGGTTCAAAGCCGGCAAATCAGCATGTGAAGAATTAATGAAGAATGACAGTTCAGTTGTATCAAAGCGTATGCTGGCACAATGTTATGAAGGTTTAGAAGAATCAGATTCAGCCATTACCTGCTACAACACAATTTTGCAAACCACACCTGAAGATTATCTCTCCGCCGCTCGCCTAGCCAATCTATACATTAATATAAATAAATTAGACTCAGCCATCAAATGTACAGAAACCTATCGGGAAAAAGATACTACCAACGTATTCGTGAATAAACAAAATGCGCTCGCATATTGCCTGAACGGAGACTACCCTATAGCAATCAAACGCTATGAATACCTTGTTAACCAAGGAGACTCAAGCAACCTCACTTGCCATTACTTAGGCATATGTTATTATGCCACTGAAGATTTTTACGCAGCACACGATTTCCTAAGTATTGCTCTCAAAAGCACCCCAAAAAACGTAAACCTGCTCTACTACATGGCCCGCGCCTGTGCCAAAACATCCTGGAAAAAACAGGGAGTGGAATATATGAATCAAGCGATCGAACTAACCATACCGTCAGATACTACGCTAGTTCGGCTCTACATCGGATTGGCCGACTGTTACAAATTGGCAGGAATGCCTCAAAAACAGATTGAAGCTCTTCAAGAGCAATACAAATATGACAGTAAAAACACTAAGTTGCTTTATCAAATGGGTGCTCTATATCAGGATGCATTGAAGAACAATAAAAAAGCCGAGCACTATCTGGAAATGTATCTCAAAACCAAATCGAAAGAAAATGCGGAAGAAACAGTTCAATTCAACAACAAAGGAGAAATAGAAGTAGATGAAGCATCTTATTATAACGCAACGGTAAAGCGTTTAGAGCAGATACGTAAAGACAGATTTTTCAAAGAAGGTATTCCCGAAAAGAATTGA